CGCATAATGTCTTCCTCCCATCGGGCCGAGCCGATCATCTTTGTGTTGAATGACACATAATGACCTGCGTCGAGCACCTGCAAGAGTTGTGTTTGGCTGCCAGAAAACCAATGAAAGACAACGGGATACATCCGGGCTGAAGTCAACTGACTCAACACCGCCAATTCTGCTCCTCGGGAGTGCAATGTAACAAATCGCTGTCGATCTTTAATCGAGTCGATAACCCGCGCAAAGCTCCGCTCCTGGACTTCTTGCGTTAGGCGGTATTCTTTCGAGAAATCCAGCCCAACTTCTCCAATGTATTCAGCATCTTTCGCTTGTTCGATGAAAGCTTGAATCTCGCGCTCGTGTTGATCTGCCACCTGCGGGTGAAGTCCAAGAGCTGGTCGCACGTATTGGAATCCATTCAGGTGCAGCTTTGCTTGTATGTAGTGGCTCGGCAGATAAGTTACGGCCACAGTCAAAATGCCAGCTCGCTCAGCTGCCTGGGCAATCGCGAGCGGGTTGTCGTAAAGGTCCACATGGCAGTGGGAA
This genomic window from Prosthecobacter fusiformis contains:
- a CDS encoding TatD family hydrolase — encoded protein: MKQTLIDSHCHVDLYDNPLAIAQAAERAGILTVAVTYLPSHYIQAKLHLNGFQYVRPALGLHPQVADQHEREIQAFIEQAKDAEYIGEVGLDFSKEYRLTQEVQERSFARVIDSIKDRQRFVTLHSRGAELAVLSQLTSARMYPVVFHWFSGSQTQLLQVLDAGHYVSFNTKMIGSARWEEDIMRVPKARVLTETDGPFVREGRKIAVPQDTQNVIKWLAKSWAVSIEEAMHQVAVNFSVLLK